AGCCATTCGTTCATCACCTGGCCAATTTCCTTCAGGTCTACCTTGCGCACCAGTTCCTTAATCGGGCCAACGCCTGCCGGGGTTATTGAAAGCTTGCGGAATCCCAGCCCGAGCAAGGCCAGAGCCTCGAGGCGGCGACCACCCATCTCACCGCAGATCCTAAGGTCAACCCCGCTCCCTTCCACGCCCAGCACCACCCGGCGCAGGAACCGCAGGATTGCCGGGCTCAGCCAATCGTAACGTTCGGCGAGCTTCGGATTGGCGCGGTCGGCGGCGAACAGGAACTGGGTGAGATCGTTCGTCCCGACCGACAGGAAGGAAAGTCGGGGCAGCAACTGGTCGAGCACTTCGGCCAGCGCCGGAACTTCCAGCATGGCGCCGTACCTGATCGCTTCGGGAAGGATCTTCTTCTGCTTCTTGAGGAATGCCAGTTGTCCGTCGAAGACGGCCTTTGCGGCATCGAACTCCCACGGCTCGGAAACCATCGGGAACATCACATAGAGAGATCGTCCCGCAGCCGCTTCGAGCAATGCCCGCGCCTGGACCTTGAGCAATCCTTCGCGCTCGAGCGCCAGTCGCAGCGCACGCCAGCCCATCGCCGGGTTCTCGTCGTTCTCGGCCTCCTCGGATGCGACATAAGGCACCGCTTTGTCGCCGCCGATATCGACCGTCCGGAAGATCACCGGCTTGTCGCCCGCCGCATCGAGCACATCGCGATAGAGCCGGGTCTGTCGTTCGCGCTGGGGCATAGTGGCGGAGACGAGGAACTGGAACTCGGTGCGAAACAACCCGATCCCGTCGGCACCGACCAGTGGCAGCGCGTCCATGTCGTCACGCAGGCCGGCGTTCATCATCACCTGGATGCGGGTGCCGTCGCGGGTGAACGGTTCGACATCGCGCAGTTCGGCATAAGCGGCCTGCCGCTCCTTGGTACGGGCAAAGCGCTCGGCAAAGATGTCAATCGTTTGCTGAGAAGGCCGGACGTGAGCGATCGCCTTGTCGGCATCGAGCAGTACTTCGTCGCCGTCGCGCACGATCCCGCGAATCCCGCGCGCACGGCCGAGCACCGGCACGCCCATTGCGCGGGCAACGATCACCACGTGCGCAGTGAGCGAGCCTTCCTCGAGGATCACGCCCTTCAATCGCCGCCGGTCGTATTCGAGCAGCTCTGCAGGGCCGAGGTTGCGCGCGATCAGGATCGTATCGCGCCGCAGCCCTTGCGTTGCGGCAGTACCCAGCTGGCCCGAGACGATCCGCAGAAGCCGGTTCGACAGGTCCTCCAGGTCGTGCATGCGATCCGCCAGCAGCGGGTCGTCGATCTCGCGCATCCGCATCCGGGTGCGTTGCTGGACCCGTTCGATCGCCGCTTCGGCCGTGAGCCCGGAATCGATCGCTTCGTTGATCCGCCGGCTCCAGCCTTCGTCGTAAGCGAACATCTTGTAGGTCTCGAGGATGTCCTCGTG
Above is a window of Tsuneonella mangrovi DNA encoding:
- the ptsP gene encoding phosphoenolpyruvate--protein phosphotransferase, producing the protein MTAAAAARSILTQLHEVMASRMYPQGKLDRVVEIIGENLDSEVCSIYLLREGMLELFATRGLEQSAVHVTRLAIGEGLNGVIADRIETLNLAEAAAHPDFAYRPETGEEKFHSFAGVPIVYRERAVGTLCVQHADPRRYEDVEIEALQTVAMVLSEMIAHAGLVDEEAGTLGEALTGPQMVPGLSLVKGLASGFAVFHQPRVHIDQVVADDIEAERQRVYRAFDKMRDQIDAMSSQAEFGTGGEHEDILETYKMFAYDEGWSRRINEAIDSGLTAEAAIERVQQRTRMRMREIDDPLLADRMHDLEDLSNRLLRIVSGQLGTAATQGLRRDTILIARNLGPAELLEYDRRRLKGVILEEGSLTAHVVIVARAMGVPVLGRARGIRGIVRDGDEVLLDADKAIAHVRPSQQTIDIFAERFARTKERQAAYAELRDVEPFTRDGTRIQVMMNAGLRDDMDALPLVGADGIGLFRTEFQFLVSATMPQRERQTRLYRDVLDAAGDKPVIFRTVDIGGDKAVPYVASEEAENDENPAMGWRALRLALEREGLLKVQARALLEAAAGRSLYVMFPMVSEPWEFDAAKAVFDGQLAFLKKQKKILPEAIRYGAMLEVPALAEVLDQLLPRLSFLSVGTNDLTQFLFAADRANPKLAERYDWLSPAILRFLRRVVLGVEGSGVDLRICGEMGGRRLEALALLGLGFRKLSITPAGVGPIKELVRKVDLKEIGQVMNEWLSSPPPDMRAALQHWAEERGIDTD